A window of Curtobacterium sp. TC1 genomic DNA:
GCGGCAGTGATGCTCATCCTCGGAGTAGGAACCCGAGTCGCGATTATTACCCTGTTGATCTTATGGGTTGGATTGGGCCAGCTCACCACGTTCACCGCGGATCAGAGCGACAACTTAATCCGGATCGCCCTCACGCTGCTCTTTTTCACAGACCCCAGCTCGGCCTTCACCGTTCGCCAGCAACGACCGCTGAACTGTCCTCGTTCGGCACTTCAGAACGCGGCGCATAACGGAGCACTTGCCGCACTCGGTGCGCAGGTGTGCTTCATCTACGCCGCGGGCGGCCTCTATAAGGCCGGCGGCCAAGCCTGGGCGCAGGGATGGGCGATCTATGATCCGCTGCACGTCAAACAGTTCAGCACGTGGCCCGAGCTTGCCGACCTCGTAACGGCCTGGGGGCCGGGAGTTGCGCTTATGACCACGCTCACCGTGCTGGTGCAAATGACCTTTCCGGTGCTGTTGCTAACTGGATGGACCCGCCGTGCAGCACTCATCGTCCTACTCGGCTTCCACATCGGCATCGGCATTCTCATGGGGTTGCCCTGGTTCTCCATCAGCGCAGTCGCCATCGACGCCGTCTTTATCCGAGAACGCACCTGGCAGCGCGCACTCGCAACCCTGCGCGCCGCGCGATACCGAACGGAGCACATCCTCGCCCATGACCGACCAACAGACTCCCCCAGCGAGCTCTCACCAGCCCAACGCCCGGCGCCAATCCCAGTTGTACTCACGGCAGAAAGCACAACTCACCGTAATCGGGTTGCTCACGCTCGCGCTCGTCGGCTGCAGCAGCGCCGCGACCGTTCGAGGCGAACCGTCCGCATCGGCTTTCACTCCGACGGCAATGCCCTCAGCGCCGTCCCGGACAGCGGAACCACCCGCTGAAGACGATTTCTGCGCCGCTGCCGCTGACCTCGTAGCAGCCACGAATACCACTGCCACTAAGACTACGCCGGACACGATTCATTCCGGCCTACAGAAACTTCAGCAGCTATATCAGCACCTCAGTCGAACGAGCACCCCCTCGATCGGATCTCAAGATTGGGCAAAGGTAGTCACCGCTTACACGAAGACACTGAACCGGTTCGACGAGCAACAACGATCCACCGCTGACGACCAATTCATTTATCTCCTTGCCGAAGCGGTGCAACGCCAGAACGACGCGGTGCGTCACTGGCGAGCAGCTGTACAAGAACGCTGCGGGGTCGACCTTGCACCACTTTACGTCTCTGGACCGCGGTGATGAAATGCGTATGGCCAAACGCGATCACAATTGTCTTGCCTGGAGCGGCGGTGCAGCAGGTTAGCGACTTCGCGTCGTTACATTATCGTCGATCGACTGTCGCCCTAGAAATGGTCCTTCGCCATCGTGCGGGTCGCTGCTCCGATTGTCACACAGTCCCCCCGGGTCTATTCGAGGATGGTCAAATGCTTGACAAAGACATCGCTATTGCGACCGACCTCGAGAGGCAGATCATTGAGGTAACCGGGGTTGCAAAAGTCTACCAGCGGCAGGTTCTGCACTCGGCCGAACGCTCGCTGGCGACATGGAATGCACGAGGCCAGCGCGAACCACACGTCACAATCTTTGACGGAATTGTGACCGTGATTATCGGAACAGCGGAAGGATCCATAGCCCGCGATGTTGCTCATGAGGTTCACGCTGTTGTCCTGGGTTTTCTCACTGCGAGGGGCTTGCCGCTCGTCCGCGTGGACGTTCAAATCGCCACCATTGGGCTTAGTACCCGTCGGTGATAGTCTCGTGGCTTGAACCGCGCAAGCATGCGCTCACGATATCCCTGCGAGTGAGGCGAAAGGATATTTTTCGGTTATGGGCGCGCCATGCAATAAGGATTGGTCTTGATCTAAGAAGTTACTTCCGATTGTGTGGTGCGTTACAGAACCGTCAGGGGTGCCGCGGGCCGCTCGAATTTTCTGTCGCGTCTGTCGGGGAGAGCTGCATTGCCCCCAGGACGGGCGGGTTGCTGGCTGGTCGTCGCCGACAGGAAGGGTGCCGTCATCCGGGATTCCGCCCGAGCCAGTAGGCCCGGCTTCGTGCAGTGCCCCGAAACCCGCCCCCCTCCGATCGTGATTTTGGGGGCCCCTTGCTGCGCACGCCGGCCCGCGTCCGCGGGAGCGACAGTCGCCGACCTCGAGCCCTAGCTTGCCGGCTAATGGCGAGTCTATAAACCTGAATCAGGTCGATGATGATGATGGTCGTTCACGTTTATGCTCAGCTTAAGTTCCGCGAAGGTCGCCCTTGCGTGCTGCGTCATTGGTGTGCCAACCTGGGGGTTGTTCGGGCGTGAAGATGATCTACCTAGGCGTGGATAAGTGGGATATGAGCTACCAGACGTGTTGGATACAAGATTCGTACCTCTCCGCAAAATGGATGGGTACCTCTGTGCCGCGGGGTGCCGACGTGATTGCCCACATCAAGGACGGATCTGGAGTTATTGTTGACGACCGCGGCAAAGTAGTTCGCGCAAGGCCCGGAAGGTTCTATCTTCTGAGCGCGGTCCGTAAGATGGATTTCTGCGCTGACACCTCTCGACTATCGCTCATATATGGTGTTCGTGGCAATGATCACGGGGATCGGCTCGTGCGCCAGTGTGTTCCGTCCGGCAATGGCGAGGATCTTAGCCGTATTGCTATTGACGTCCGTAAGCACATCAATAGGTCGTCAGATGACGTCGAATGGCAAGGAATCATACGCCGGCTCAATGAGGCTGTCGAGGCGTCCTACCCTGTTGAAAACCCAGGGGTGACCTGCGATTCGGCATTCCAAAACCTGTTACTGCAGATGCACTGTGGGCGGTTCGATGCAGTGCGGACCGTGGGGCTTTCAAGGTCGCTTGCCGATTTCTCGAACATGTCTGAACGATCCATCCAGATGAAATTCCGTCGGTACCTTGGGGTATCTCCGGCGGAATACATGCGAAACATCACGCTCGACGAGGCGCATCGACTACTGAGCGATCCGGGGGAGTCAGCGGGGGTCGGTGAGGTTGCTGCTCGGCTTGGGTTTTCAAATCCAGGCCGATTCGCTGAGCACTATCTGCAGCGGCATAACGAGATGCCAAGCGCTACGTTGCGGAGGGCGCGCGTCGTTCGCTGATCGTAATCGCTTGGTGGCATGCACAAAGAGACGTGTTCGCTTGGGCCTGGAGGTGAACGCCATAGCCGTACTGACGCCGGCTCCACCCTCCGGCACGAACCCGTCTCGCGAACGGTGACTAGCGGCTCGTGGCCAACGATTCGTTCGTCCCCGCTGCGACGCTCACGGGTGCACCCGTGACCGGCGTGGGCCGCCCCAGGGAACGGACGGTCCACCCCGCTTTGACCCAGTCGTGGACCGGGAGGCAGTTGCGCGCGTCGATCACGACGCGGCGACCGACGAGGTCACCGAGGGCGACCGGGTCGGCGGTGATGATCTCGTTCCACTCGGTGAGCACCAGGACGACGTCGGCGCCCTCGATCGCGTCCGTCATCGACGCGGCGTAGCTCAGCGTCGGGAACGAGCGCTTCGCCGGCTCCATCGCCTCGGGGTCCCAGAGGGTGACCTGGGCGCCGCGCAGGTGCAGTGCAGCGGCGACGTTGAGCGCCGGGGAGTCCCGCACGTCGTCGGTCAGGGGCTTGAACGCAGCGCCGATCACGGCCACCCGACGGTTCAGCACCGATCCCCCGGCCGAGTCGATCGCCATGTCGATGACCCGCTGACGCTGGCCCATGTTGATCTCGTCGACCTGCTGCATGAGGCCGACGACCTGGCCCGCGCCGATCTCGTTCGCGCGGTACATGAGCGCTCGGATGTCCTTCGGCAGGCAACCGCCTCCGAAGCCGAGGCCGGCGTTCAGGAACTTCCGGCCGATGCGGGCGTCGTGCCCGAGGGCGTCGGCGAGCGTCGACACGTCGGCGCCGGTGATCGCGCACATCTCCGAGATCGCGTTGATGAACGAGATCTTCGTGGCGAGGAACGCGTTCGCGCTCACCTTGACGAGCTCGGCCGTCGCCAGGTCGGTGCTGATGACCGGGGTGCCCTCGCTGATCGGCGCGGCGTAGACCTCGCGGATGACGGCGTCAGCGGCCTCGGACGCACCGCCCCAGACCAGGCGGTCCGGGTGCAGGGTGTCCTCGACGGCCTTGCCCTCGCGGAGGAACTCCGGGTTCCAGATGAGCTCGGCATCGATCCCGGAGGGCGTGAACTCGCGGACGATGCCGCGCAGTCGCGCCGCGGTGCCGACCGGGACCGTCGACTTGCCGACGATGAGGCCCGGGTGGGTGAGGTTCTCGGCGACGCCGCGGGTGGCGCTCTCGACGTACGCCAGGTTGGCGGCGTGCGAGCCCGCCTTCTGCGGGGTGCCGACGCAGACGAAGTGGACGTCCGCGGCGGCGACGGCCGAGGCGATGTCGGCGGTGAACCGGAGCTTGCCGCTCGCGACGTGCTTCGTGATGAGCTCCGGCAGGCCGGGTTCGAAGAACGGGACCTCGCCGGCGGACAACGCGGCGAGCTTCGCCGGGTCGACGTCCACGCCGATGGTCTCGAAACCCATCTCGGCCATGGCGGCCGCGTGGGTGGCACCGAGGTAGCCGGTGCCGATGACGCTGATGACGGGTGCGGGACGGGTGTCGGCCTGGTCGGGCGACTTCTTGGACGCGGTCATGGCGTGACCTCCTGCAGGTCGTAGTCGATGTCGTTGCGCTTGATGCCCTCGGCGAAGGCCGCCAGGGAATCGGCTCGTGAGTTGAGCCGCCAGTCGTTCGTAGTGCGCTTGCCATCGACCACTGTCGTCGCCACCTGACTGAAATACGAGAATCCAATAATGTCGTCGTTTGCAGGATCTGCTAGGGCATCGAAGAGTGAGTTGAACCACTTCGATTTCTGCCCATCTTTCACAGAAGTACCGGTCTCGGTCGCACCGATCTCACTGAGGATGATCTTCTTGGTTGGAGCGATCGATCGCAGCTGCTCGAGGGTTGCACCAAACGTCGTTTGGAACGTGGGCTGGTCGGTCACCCTGCGGTAGTAGCCGCTCATGCCAGTCCAGTCGACGTACTGAT
This region includes:
- a CDS encoding HTTM domain-containing protein — translated: MTVAGTIQALLRAAWVSFSDACDAVVSRVVTATAQAWAWFTAAPHALHGLAVTRILLGVAIFGEMVSNSFTRDYSYGAKWTGQFAAPSTDFVTFFPYAWVWLAASHPAGLALLFGVVAGAAVMLILGVGTRVAIITLLILWVGLGQLTTFTADQSDNLIRIALTLLFFTDPSSAFTVRQQRPLNCPRSALQNAAHNGALAALGAQVCFIYAAGGLYKAGGQAWAQGWAIYDPLHVKQFSTWPELADLVTAWGPGVALMTTLTVLVQMTFPVLLLTGWTRRAALIVLLGFHIGIGILMGLPWFSISAVAIDAVFIRERTWQRALATLRAARYRTEHILAHDRPTDSPSELSPAQRPAPIPVVLTAESTTHRNRVAHARARRLQQRRDRSRRTVRIGFHSDGNALSAVPDSGTTR
- a CDS encoding helix-turn-helix domain-containing protein, producing MIYLGVDKWDMSYQTCWIQDSYLSAKWMGTSVPRGADVIAHIKDGSGVIVDDRGKVVRARPGRFYLLSAVRKMDFCADTSRLSLIYGVRGNDHGDRLVRQCVPSGNGEDLSRIAIDVRKHINRSSDDVEWQGIIRRLNEAVEASYPVENPGVTCDSAFQNLLLQMHCGRFDAVRTVGLSRSLADFSNMSERSIQMKFRRYLGVSPAEYMRNITLDEAHRLLSDPGESAGVGEVAARLGFSNPGRFAEHYLQRHNEMPSATLRRARVVR
- a CDS encoding UDP-glucose dehydrogenase family protein — encoded protein: MTASKKSPDQADTRPAPVISVIGTGYLGATHAAAMAEMGFETIGVDVDPAKLAALSAGEVPFFEPGLPELITKHVASGKLRFTADIASAVAAADVHFVCVGTPQKAGSHAANLAYVESATRGVAENLTHPGLIVGKSTVPVGTAARLRGIVREFTPSGIDAELIWNPEFLREGKAVEDTLHPDRLVWGGASEAADAVIREVYAAPISEGTPVISTDLATAELVKVSANAFLATKISFINAISEMCAITGADVSTLADALGHDARIGRKFLNAGLGFGGGCLPKDIRALMYRANEIGAGQVVGLMQQVDEINMGQRQRVIDMAIDSAGGSVLNRRVAVIGAAFKPLTDDVRDSPALNVAAALHLRGAQVTLWDPEAMEPAKRSFPTLSYAASMTDAIEGADVVLVLTEWNEIITADPVALGDLVGRRVVIDARNCLPVHDWVKAGWTVRSLGRPTPVTGAPVSVAAGTNESLATSR